The following coding sequences are from one Venturia canescens isolate UGA chromosome 5, ASM1945775v1, whole genome shotgun sequence window:
- the LOC122410822 gene encoding uncharacterized protein: MRSEEDANDETEEVVVLNAEERKNSLTSGEEGAETQSNDIVLEPEVLGLIGKRLIQERTLAPPIHNSLASRWEDVIKKGLPDEERSEILKKYSPPKNCEIIDPPKLNLEVKASLEVNIVKRDERIVETQTKIGTGLAALGRALDLVLKGDGPEKLILLECLSSTANLLADLQHDETEIRKSLILRNISPSIRETLKDTVTNEWLFGKDLEEKKPGPKLSLQDDGSKYKGERAKTNQQDTRQGIVLSEPQFIEEHSNGTTQTAIDTTTPTVGEDYPGCRDAIREAFKKKEIPEEVIDLMISSISDSTIKQYNSGIKKWWIFCQGLRINPYKDDVPKVISFLGQEYKNNASFGSLNSYRSAIALLHGPQLGEDYRIKRFFRAISKVRPAKPKYDSTWDPQIVLDHVCQWGDNEKMPLEKLGFKLVTLLALITGQRMQTLSFIDVRNIEQKDNIIEIKIPDTIKTSGKNRIQPTLIIPNFYENKNICAASALQTYITRTKRIREIETRMFISAKKPFKAVSSQTLSRWIKSTLGESGVDVDIFDAYSTRHASTSAAKRKGYADIGAQLRGVRTAGESVASTTLKIRCKPDGKIRDWLLKRVEQRIEEHQA; the protein is encoded by the exons ATGAGATCTGAAGAGGACGCGAATGATGAAACAGAAGAGGTTGTTGTGTTAAATgcagaagaaagaaaaaattcattgacgaGTGGAGAAGAAGGTGCAGAGACACAATCGAATGACATCGTTCTAGAACCAGAGGTTCTTGGGCTTATTGGGAAACGTCTTATCCAAGAGAGAACATTAGCGCCGCCAATTCATAATAGTTTGGCCAGTCGATGGGAAGATGTTATTAAAAAAGGACTTCCAGATGAAGAAAGATCAGagattttgaagaaatattctccaccaaaaaattgcgaaattattGATCCTCCTAAATTAAATTTGGAGGTTAAAGCTTCTTTGGAAGTTAACATTGTAAAAAGAGATGAACGAATTGTGGAAACTCAGACAAAAATTGGAACCGGTTTGGCTGCATTGGGAAGAGCATTAGATCTTGTGCTTAAGGGGGATGGtccagaaaaattgatacttTTAGAGTGTTTAAGTAGCACGGCCAATCTTCTCGCGGATCTTCAACATGACGAAACGGAGATTCGTAAGAGTTTGATCTTGAGGAACATAAGTCCTTCGATTCGAGAAACCTTGAAGGATACAGTCACGAATGAATGGTTATTCGGGAAAGATCttgaagaaaaa AAGCCCGGCCCGAAGTTATCGTTACAAGATGATGGTTCCAAATACAAGGGTGAGCGGGCAAAGACCAACCAACAAGACACAAGACAAGGGATCGTATTATCGGAACCGCAATTCATCGAGGAACATTCAAACGGAACGACACAAACGGCGATAGAT ACAACAACACCCACTGTGGGAGAGGATTACCCTGGTTGTCGGGACGCTATCAGGGAAGCcttcaagaaaaaagaaatacctGAGGAAGTGATAGATCTTATGATATCGTCTATTTCGGATTCCACAATTAAACAATATAATAGTGGTATTAAAAAATGGTGGATATTCTGTCAAGGATTGAGGATTAATCCATACAAAGACGATGTACCAAAAGTAATTAGTTTTCTCGGACAAGAGTATAAAAATAATGCATCTTTCGGGTCGTTAAATTCATATCGGTCAGCAATTGCGCTGCTCCATGGTCCTCAATTGGGAGAAGATTATCGtatcaaaagatttttcagaGCTATTTCAAAGGTTCGCCCAGCAAAGCCAAAATATGATTCAACATGGGATCCACAAATAGTTTTGGATCACGTGTGCCAATGGGGTGATAATGAGAAAATGCCTTTGGAAAAATTAGGATTTAAGCTCGTTACACTTCTTGCATTAATCACGGGTCAACGTATGCAAACTTTATCATTTATTGACGTAAGAAATATTGAACAGAAGGATAatataatagaaataaaaataccaGATACAATTAAGACGTCGGGTAAAAATAGAATACAACCGACGTTAATTATtccgaatttttatgaaaataaaaatatatgcgCGGCTTCAGCGCTCCAAACGTACATTACAAGAACAAAACGCATTCGTGAAATTGAAACGAGAATGTTTATATCTGCAAAAAAGCCATTTAAGGCAGTTTCGAGTCAAACATTAAGCCGATGGATAAAGAGTACACTCGGTGAAAGTGGAGTGGACGTCGATATATTCGATGCCTATAGTACACGACATGCATCAACGTCGGCTGCGAAAAGAAAAGGA